A genomic region of Populus nigra chromosome 11, ddPopNigr1.1, whole genome shotgun sequence contains the following coding sequences:
- the LOC133668122 gene encoding GDSL esterase/lipase At1g29670-like — translation MAYKIKVWCFLLFLLKLVSNLQNCAHAAPQVPCFFIFGDSLADSGNNNHLVTTSKANYRPYGIDFPNGTTGRFTNGRTTVDIIGELLGFDQFIPPFVTARGRDILVGVNYASGAAGIRDESGRELGDRISLNEQLQNHAATFNRSIQLLGTEQAATNYLNKCLYYVSLGTNDYINNYFVPGNYETSRLYTQDQYAKVLIDQYSQQIKRLYLFGARKIALPGLIPLGSIPYASSTLCLKNLSCVANINNAVLPFNAGLF, via the exons ATGGCATACAAGATCAAAGTATGGTGCTTCCTACTTTTCCTATTGAAGCTGGTGTCGAATTTGCAAAATTGTGCTCATGCCGCTCCACAGGTgccttgttttttcatatttggagACTCGTTGGCGGATAGTGGCAACAACAACCACCTTGTAACAACTTCTAAAGCCAATTACCGCCCATATGGAATTGACTTCCCTAATGGAACCACCGGAAGGTTTACCAATGGCCGAACCACAGTGGATATAATTG GTGAACTTTTGGGGTTTGACCAATTTATTCCGCCATTTGTAACTGCTAGAGGCAGAGACATATTGGTTGGTGTTAACTATGCATCTGGGGCAGCAGGGATTCGTGATGAGAGTGGAAGGGAATTG GGTGATAGAATCAGCCTGAATGAGCAATTGCAAAATCATGCTGCTACATTCAATCGCTCGATTCAATTACTAGGGACTGAACAGGCAGCAACAAATTACCTTAATAAGTGCTTATATTATGTCAGCTTGGGCACTAATGATTACATAAACAACTACTTCGTGCCTGGTAATTATGAAACAAGTCGTTTATATACCCAAGATCAATATGCCAAGGTTTTAATTGACCAGTATAGTCAGCAAATAAAG CGTTTGTACCTCTTCGGAGCCAGGAAAATTGCCTTGCCTGGACTTATACCATTAGGCAGCATTCCTTACGCATCTTCTACTCTATGCCTCAAGAATCTCTCTTGTGTGGCCAATATAAACAACGCAGTCCTACCTTTTAACGCAGGACTCTTTTAA